Below is a genomic region from Primulina eburnea isolate SZY01 chromosome 9, ASM2296580v1, whole genome shotgun sequence.
TACTAGATAAAatcaagagatggctcggggtcgaagtttatgtGTCATATTAGGGTTTCCTAAGCTTAAAAActggaaaacggctcacgggggtcgagtcgtggttcatgggggctaaaataatataaaaatactaaatttagaatttaggaattttatattaaagtttgggatttttcgaaATTAAAACGTTTCCAAAAACGTCCAattacgaattaattaaaaagcatAGTTTTTAggcaaaataaaattatgggaattttaatttaagcttaaataattatttgggacatgttagagtcaagaaaatcaagaaaacgtcaaaaacataaaacgtcacgtccaggggtaaaacggtctttttacaccggaaaattagtaaacgtcatgacagTGCCCTATTTGCGggtttatatgctaatatgattatttttgatgGTTATGAATGTTTACaggttaaaatgattattttatatgtttatggaattttaaatgtctatggatttttatgatgaaacgataacgttaaaagacatgttgcatgcttggtttaaaataaaaaatgttatatgcatgatttttattaagtgatgataacatgttgaaggatgtgaagggatAGTGACTAACaagatgatatgttggagatatcgtgagggttctGGTCCCAATGGGAgctcgacgatcgtatttctttggatacgaatatgtatatgtatatgatgatatgttaatacgtaatgctagggcccagttgaccggtgagagtgttgctggtgtcccccgtcgcccagtactgtggttacatgtagatggatcaatcgcctaacacgtatatgaaagtcacaatcaatgatctgaattcaacgaacatgaacatgaatatgaatatgaatatggatacgaatatggatatgaacatgaatattgttatctgatatgtttatgttttggaaaatatttatgtttaaagtttatgcatattaagaaatgatatttttagtacaaatatttttcactgttatatgttaactgtattacatattacttgttatcaaagataggacgtgttgagtctttagactcactaggtgtgttgatgcaggtgatataaaTACCTATGATGTTGGAGGTCTTGACGAGTGacttgctggactgtcggtgcacataacccgaggaccatcgcttctatttccgcattttagtttatgattttacattaaagatttttacgacattttatttatgcttttgtgaggtttttgagatgtttagtatgggctacacttttcaacagTTATTACTTTTTGGGTTTGGTAAAACGCGTTACGATTTCTGGTTTTGACTACtccttttaaattttcaaatactatttggagggtttatttttaaatggtgccaaagtatttttatgtatatttatatgCATAGGCCGAAAGTTTGagggttaaaaaaaaattctagtacttttaaagaaaacgaataagcagacgtttcaaaGACAACAGCAGTTAATTCCagatcgtgagtcgggtagttcttctcatgcaccttcaactgcctggtagcataagctataacccgaccatgctgcatcaacactgcgcctaacccgagcttagatgcatcggtttATAATACaaaatctccttgccctgatggcatggctaataccggcgctgaaataagagcttgcttcaaagtatcgaagctcttctgacattcatcactccaaatgaatttagcattcttcttggtcagtgaagtgagtggcactacTATCGACGAAAACCcttgaataaacttacggtagtaaccgacTAAACCCAGaaagctgcggatctctgatgcattcttcggctcaacccattccttaacgacTGCTACCTTCGCTGGATCGACCTCAATGCCGCTGCTAGaaattatatgacccaaaaatgctaccttctccaaccaaaattcacacttactgaacttcgcaagtaacttgcgactctgcaaggtttgtagaactgtcctcaaatgctggttgtgctcctcatggctcttcgagtaaataagaatatcgtcaatgaatactatgacgaattgatcgaggtaaggttgaaatactcggttcatgaggtccatgaaaatagctggagcattcgtcagtccaaatggTATCACTaagaattcgtaatgcccataccgggttcTGTAAACTGTCTTGTGCACATCTGCATCCCTTACCTTCaactggtgataccctgatcgaagatctattttagagaacacggtagctccctgcaactgatcgaacaagtcctcgatccttggaagtgggtatttattcttgatcgttaccttgttcaactcccggtaatcgatgcacagcctcacgctcccgtctttcttcttcacaaatagcactggtgcgctccatggtgagaaactagggcggatgaactccttgtctagaagctcttgaatctgctgtttgagttctagcatctcagctggagctaatcggtacggtgccttggagattggcacggtgcctggcataagatcaatttaaaactccacctctctctcgggtggaaAGCCCGTGacgtcatctggaaagacgtcaGGAAAATCTCTGACCACTGGTACATCAGTTATAGACGGAGTGGGCATGTCAGGTGAGGAAATAacgctggccaagaaagcctgacaaccCTTGTGCATAAATCTCCGCGCTTGCATTCAAGAAATCACGCGAGGGAAACTCCTTCATCTAGCTGGCTCgaagagaaactgctccatgcccaaagGCCTTACTAACACTGACCTTTTCTGGAAATCAATCAAGACCCTATTCTTTGTCAGCCAGTTCATACCCAAGATAATATCGAATTCCGGCATTGGTAACACaatcaaatctgcatacactaggtggccctgcagCTCGAGATCAATATCTCGGACAACACTAGTAGCTGacaactcttcccctgatggaaCTGTTAATGAATAGCTCACGTCGACTCCAATAGACTTGACGTCTAGGTGACTAGCAAATGTCTCTGATATAAACGAGTGGGTGGCTCTCGAGTCTATCAGAGCCTTCGTGGCTAATCTcttgatgaaaatatttcctgagagacgttagcaccacgcaacttatatcccaaagtTCTAATAGTAGTCTTACGCAACAACATGCACCAAAAATTCTATCTAACATCCTAATAATCTCAattcaaataaacatgcaaggCGAAAATTTAATACTGTACTGAATTAAATAAGTTACCAGTCAACAGtgtcgtgtctgggttcgcctcttgtgcatgcatggcgaatactctGCCCCGAGTCGGCTgcctccactgtgggcactccttcagcatgtgGTCACTGGCTCCACATTTAAAGCATTTGCCTGATCCGTATAAGCATGGTCCCgggtgctggcggttgcactttGGGCACACTGGGAAAACAATTGGCTTTTGAGGCTCCCCctgctgctgaattggacccttTCCCTTTGGCGGTCCCTGATATGGATTCTTCCCTGGTTGCCCCTGgaacggcctcttaaactgaggtcGTTGTTCCTGtggctgcggtggagcctgatagggcatcttgccctgcctgtctgcCTCAATATCCCTCTGAtcctgttctgccgccaaagctctaGATACGGCAATGGCGTAGgtagtaggaccagcaactcgaACATCACGGAGCAAGACCGGCCGCAGCCCATCCATGCAATGCCTCAGCTTCCCCTGGGCATCATTAGCTAccaggggtacaaagtgacacctCCTTTCGAACTTCCGGACAaagtctgccacgctgctgtctccctgtcgcagcgtcatgaactccctaGTCAATCTGGAGcatacttcctcagtgaagtacttggagtagaaaacctccttaAAGTCGTTCCACGTCAGTGTTTGCAAGTTCACTGACACCAACGCACTATCCCACCAAAGTCtggcgtcccctgtcagaaggaacgtggcacatctgaccctatTTGCGTCTTGCAGCTCCATAAATTCGAAGATTACTTcaatggacttaatccatccttcagccaccatcgggtcagtagttaGGCTTGTCAAATTGGGTCAAGCCCGTCGGGTCGGCCCGCCCCGCCATAAAAATTGAGCGGGTTGGGTTGATAAAATTAGGgtagaattttatatttttaagttttatataaaaattcatatttctTCCTTATTTTTTCTCATGTGCCTAACTTCAATCACTCTGGTAAAATCTCTatgcttctattttttttgaagATGTTATACTCTCCAGTCTCTTCCCCTTTTTTAATGTTTAACTCGAACTAATCCaaaattatcaaaataatatagtaaataaagTAATTATGTGTATTGTTGAACACATAATATTTTCTATTTACAACCGTCTGTTTCCTCGACTTTCTGTTATCTTCCAATGTTTCTcactttttaagaaaatgtgGATGGTAAGAGCTAGGTGCCTTGTGCGGAAAAAATCTTAAGATcgttaatttttgttttcttgtgAGGACAAACCCTTAAGAAACTGGAGAAAGTTTATACTAAAAAAGATTTGGAATTCACATTTAAAGGTTTCATTGTATTTACGGTTGATGATattacatgaattaatttttaGTACATGTGTACGATGAAATCTTGTGTGAATTAAAATAagcactttatttttttatggattatgTTGATTGTTGTATGCTTTCAATGTCTTATTTCAATGTTTTTAAGTTTTTTATGAAACTATTTGactgaaatatatttttcttctatgtttattttaatatagtttagtattttttttaaaaaaaataataaacggGTTGGCCCGCCTAACCCGCGGCCCAAGGTGGATTGGGTTGGGTTGGCCATTTAGAGGCCCACCCCGCCCCGCCTAATGGCGCCCCGCCCCGCCTAATGGCGGGTTGCGGCGGGTGGCGGGTGGCGGGCTGGCCCGCACCGTCAGCCCGTTTTGACATGAATGTCAGTAGTCCCCGAAAACTCTTTTGGGTTCATCCTCCTGAACCTGTCATATACTGCCTCTGGCCTGGGCCTCGCTCAAGCGTCCactgcagcctggttccccgcaaactgtacgaagaactgagtcattcctgcaagcatctgtgcctgcatatcttGCGGTGGAGGTgggggattggccctctcctcatctaGAGGCTCTTGGCCCTCTTCCCTTGCTTCACGGTTAAtaatgcgtctaggaggcatactgttccccacatgcatgaacatgatatcaatgacataagatgcacgtacttgaacttaaaaatatgcacatgctAAAATCGGAACTTCATGCTTACTACGTGATATaaatttaaaaccttaaaacttacagacttgtggtgtgacttcgtgagcttcttgcaactggcggtaggcataaccctttacaagaacaccgctccgataccaactgtaacgtaccgtacttttgctacttaaaattttgcggaggaattaaaaattttcttaaataaatcatgaacatccAATATTTGATAAAGTAAAATGTACGTCTCAAAATCTgttgcaaaaaaaaaatctaaaaatttaagtttgacaaaaatatttgaacattttcataaaactaaaaacttgggcggtcctcgggtctagcctcctgctcagtccaagcctgccccttggtcaccacccctagtctcctcacaatcatcctcacctgcatcgatcaactctagtgagtctaaagactcaacacgtataaaatgaaaataacgaataatacgtaataaaaccacatgcaacttcaaaatagtgcgtacatacttaaacttgaacctGCAATAAActtgaaacgtctgcttattcgttttcttaaaaagtactagaattttttttttaaacctcacttagcatcggccgaaTTGTATACAcaagcataaaatatttttgatatcattttaaaataaatcaaccaactaacatttgaaaagtatagcacatactataacctctcaaaaaccactcataaataaaacgtcgtaaaaatatctttaatataACTTAAAATcgtaaatcataactagtgcggaaaactagcgtcagtcctcgggttatgtgcaccttcagtccagtcagatcaaccatcaagacctccataaacattattatcataatcacctgcatcaatcacacctagtgagtctaaagactcaacatgtcatatccttgataacgagtaatccgtaatacagttaacatataacagtgaaaaatacttgtacttaaaatatcatttcgtgaagatgcataaacttaaaacataacattttcgtaaacattttcatgatgcataaaaacattttcctaAAAAcgttttcatataaacataaacattttcatattcatattcgtattcatattcatatccatattcatattcgtattcatattcatgttcgtgtttgttgaattcagatcgttgattgtgactttcatatacgtgttaggcgatagatccatctacatgtaacaaCAGTACTGGGCGACGGGGGACACTAGCaatactctcaccggtcaactgggccctggccttacatattaacatatcatcatatacatatacatatctgtatccaaagaaacacgatcgtcggactcccactgggaccataaccctcacgatatctgcaacatatcatcgtgttagtcacaatcccctccctccttcaacatgttatcatcacttaataaaaatcatgcatataacattttccattttaaaccaagcatgcaacatatcttttaacgttatcgtttcGTCCTAAAAAatccatagacatttaaaataaacattttaacattttaaatcataaacatttaaaataaacattttgtcataaaaatccataaacatataaaataatCCTTTTAACATGTAAACattcataaacattaaaaataatcatattagcatataaaatagcaaATAGGGAACTGCCATGACTTTTTCTAATTTTccggtgtaaaaagactgttttacccctagacgtgaCGTTTTACGTTTTTGACGTTTTCTTGACTTTCTTGACTCTAAcacgtcccaaataattatttaagcctaaattaaaatttccataattttatttagcttaaaaacaaggttttttaattaattcgtaattagtcgttttgaaggcgttttaattccgaaaaatcccaaacttcaatataaaattcctaaattctaaatttagtatttttatattatttcagtCCCCatgaaccatgactcgacccccgtgagccgtgttTCAATTAATTTAGTAATTAAAACCCTTAATTGACCCTTGAAGGTTCAACCCGAGCCATCTTTCGATTTTATTGAGCCACCCTCGAACCATAACGAACCAGACCCTTACCAACACCCTTAGGTACTTTACTGACCGATAAGAACCCATGGAAAACACCCCCAAAAGAAAAACGAAGCCCTCACACACCTACCCTAAGCTGGCCGAGAATTGCATGTGCATGACCCTTACGTTTTTGGTGTCTAGGACTCTAGCCCATGACTGGGCTCCCTAACCAGCCTCTCCAGCACTCGCCTAGGATCCTTAGGACTCGACCTGACCCAGCCCAGGCCCCCTGGACAGCGCCCACGAGCCTGCAACAAGCACAGCCCCTACACGCGATTTCCCTTGATTCTCGatcgggtgggagtcctagcttgctaggactccttcccagccTTTGAGAgcgagtcctagcatggataGTACTCTCTCCCTGACTCACCCACGACCTTGGCTAGCCCCTGGAACCAACCAACCAAGCCCTAGcccctgcaacaataaaaccgaaccattttGCTCCatgacagcaagttgctgcacAACTTTTGTTCTAATGCGTGTGGTGTTTTGTTGGTTTCTAAGGCTTCCAGTCTCATGTAAAACCGTGTGTGATGATACCTTAAGTCATGGAAGCCCTTAAGCAATACAAACACATggattttgaaggaaagttcATGCAAAAATATTGGCATAAGCCATCCATACGAAAATAATTCAAAGTGTTACATATTTCAAaacttttcatgcataaaaatataatatgatgtgatgatggtttgaaggaaagaataggcgtgcctttgcgttttatacgcacgaaaaaccgttGAAAACGAAGAACGATGACACGGAGGGCCTAGTCTTGACAACCTTTGTAGCTTCCGTCGAAATTTTCTCCAAAATAATTTTTGTGTGATGTCGTGTGTATTGGGAGGAGTTTTCAGAAAGTGAGCGTGACTTTGAATAGGGTTTGGGGTGatttttaacatattatatagTAATTAATTCCCTAATtaaggcttaggcctattaacaataatttaggcccattaaatgcttaattagaatttaattaaaatattaaaatagttttggtaaaataaatttgtgaatttaatagccgggttcccaaaaagttcgtatttttgttgaaaaaccaacaccgataaaaaaatTACGTcctggcgtataaaatcacctaaaaccatttattttcaaaaataataaaaacatcactcatattttaaataattaacaaaaattatttaataaaatcattttctatttttcagccctcggtctccgttcctcgatcgcaacttgaatatcttttaaaaatacagttttaatgcaaccatatagaaaatatgatttaaacatgcaaatatgcacaacataattaatttatgcaattaaatcatttaattaaaatacatgagaatttaataattgcatgcatgtggttcgcgtggacctttaaattttcggggcgttacaatctcccccTCCCCCCCTAAattgatttcgtcctcgaaatttgctTATTCTTAATAACtcaaagtttagacttagttctagtatcccaaaaatccacgcttccgctgcaatactttgataaaacttaaactctagaatgtccttacgtctccttgatcccaattaacTTACCTTCAAATTCCTTATTTGCGATTTGCAATTTAATAAGACCGATAATGACTTAGTGCtattactattataacctcga
It encodes:
- the LOC140842087 gene encoding uncharacterized protein, which codes for MVAEGWIKSIEVIFEFMELQDANRVRCATFLLTGDARLWWDSALVSVNLQTLTWNDFKEVFYSKYFTEEVCSRLTREFMTLRQGDSSVADFVRKFERRCHFVPLVANDAQGKLRHCMDGLRPVLLRDVRVAGPTTYAIAVSRALAAEQDQRDIEADRQGKMPYQAPPQPQEQRPQFKRPFQGQPGKNPYQGPPKGKGPIQQQGEPQKPIVFPVCPKCNRQHPGPCLYGSGKCFKCGASDHMLKECPQWRQPTRGRVFAMHAQEANPDTTLLTGNIFIKRLATKALIDSRATHSFISETFASHLDVKSIGVDVSYSLTVPSGEELSATSVVRDIDLELQGHLVYADLIVLPMPEFDIILGMNWLTKNRVLIDFQKRSVLVRPLGMEQFLFEPAR